The DNA window GCCCCTTTTTAAGATCGTGGCCGATACCTGCGGCAACCACGACACCCTGGGCGGCGCCTGTTCGGCCCAGAGTAACACCGTCCGCTACGGTCACGAAACCCTGCAGATGCACAACTGCCGGGACACCTTTTTGCTGGAAATTGCGAAATACGGCCATGGCCTTGAGAAAGCCGATCTGGTTCCCAATATCAACTTTTATATGAATGTGCCGGTTACCCCCGATGGGGGCCTGGAGTTTGCCGATGGAGTTTCCGCCCCGGGGTATTACTTTGAATTGGAGGCAATGAACAACGCAGTCTTTCTGCTGAGTTGCTGCCCCCAGCTGAATAACCCCTGTAACGCCTACAACCCTACCCCCCTGCGGGTCCTGATCTGGGATAAGTAAGAAAGGTAGGGGAAGGAAATGGCCCATGTTTAAAAAAGTATTGATCGCCAACCGGGGAGTTATTGCGGTACGGATAGAACGGACCCTCAGAAAGATGGGGATTGTCTCCGTGGCGGTATACACCAGGGCGGATTGCGACAGCCTCCATGTGCAGAACGCCGATGAAGCGGTCTGTATCGGCGAAGGACCCGTCAGGGAAAGTTATCTTGATGCGGAACTGATCCTGCGGACAGCAAAAGAAACCGGCGCGGAGGCCATACATCCGGGCTACGGTTTTTTAAGCGAAAATGCAGAGTTTGCCGAGGCCTGTGAAAAAAACGGTATTGTTTTTATCGGCCCCGGGGCGGCCCAAATGCGGATGTTCAGCTTGAAACATTCCGCCCGGGAACTGGCGGCAAAGGTTAATGCCCCGCTGCCGGAAGGAAGCGGCCTCATAGGCAGCGCTGCCGAAGCTCAGACGGCGGCTGAAAAAATCGGTTACCCGGTGATGCTGAAGAGTACTGCCGGCGGCGGCGGCATAGGGATGAAGATCTGTAACGATTCTGTAGCTCTGGCGGAGAATTTTGAACAGACCTCCTATCTGGCACAGGCCAACTTTAAAAATGGCGGCCTCTTTGTGGAAAAATACATACGTCAGGCACGTCATGTGGAGGTGCAGATCTTTGGCAGCAAGGACAAGGTAGTTGTCCTGGGGGATCGGGATTGTTCGGTACAGCGGAGAAACCAAAAGGTGATGGAAGAAAGCCCTGCACCGAATATACCGAAAAAAGTCCGGCAGCAAATGTACGATGCGGCGAGAAATCTTGCCCGGGCGGCGGGATACACAAGCGCCGGTACCGTGGAATTCCTCTACGATGCAGAAAAAGAACAGTTTTACTTTCTGGAAGTGAATACCCGGCTGCAGGTCGAACACGGGGTTACCGAAGAAGTAACCGGTATAGACCTGGTGGAATGGATGGTGCGTGAAGCCGCCGGTGAACTGGGTTCTATTGACGATGCAGAGCCCGTAGGCCACAGCATACAAGCCCGGATCTACGCCGAGGATGCCCTCCTTGATTTTCGTCCCTCCTCGGGGAAGATCACCCGGGTGGTTTTGCCGACGGAAGGGGTCCGCCTGGAAACATGGATCTGCGACAACATCACCGTGTCACCCCTCTACGATCCTATGCTGGCAAAACTCATCGTTAAAGGACAAACCAGGGCGGAGGCCCTGGCCAAATTGGAACAGGCCCTCTTCGGGACAAAAGTTTACGGTATCACCACGAACATCAATTTTCTTTTGGCTTTTATTCAGCAGGATGATTATAAGAAAGTCAAATTAAGTACCGCCATGTTAAAAAATTTTCTCCCCGCTGAAAATGCCCTGGAGGTAATTGATGGCGGCATTCAGACCACGGTGCAGGACTATCCCGGTATAATCGGCTACTGGACTGTGGGGGTTCCGCCTTGCGGGCCCATGGACAGTTTTTCTTTCCGTTTGGGGAATATCCTTCTGGGGAACAGCAGCGGCGCCTGCGGCCTGGAGTTGACCCTCCGGGGGGGCGCTTACAAATTCAGAAGTGATGCATGGTTCTGTGTAACCGGAGCGGATATGTCCGCTGCCCTGGATAAGGTGGGTATAGAAATGTACAAGCCCATCCAGGCCGGGCGGGGACAGATTTTGGAATTCGCCGAAGCCAAGGAGGGGATACGCGCCTATTTATTGATAAAAGGCGGCCTTGATGTACCTGAAATTCTGGGCAGCGGTTCTACCTTTACCCTGGGCAAATTTGGCGGCCACGGCGGACGGGCCCTGTGCAGCGCCGATGTGGTTGCCATAAAAAACAGTAATACGGCGATTCCGAACAATTCCTTAAACGTAAGGCCGCCCCTGTTTACCGGTGAATGGAAAATCGGTGTGATAGCCGGCCCCCATTGTACCGATGAGTTTTTAAAGGACGGGTATTTAAATTCCCTGACCCAAACAAAATGGAAGGTTCATTTTAACAGTTCCCGGACCGGTGTACGCCTGATAGGCCCAACCCCGGAATGGGCCCGGAACGACGGCGGCGAAGCGGGGCTGCATCCGTCGAATATCCACGACACCGCCTACGCCATAGGGACCCTGGACCTTACCGGGGATATGCCCATACTGCTGGGACCCGACGGCCCCAGCCTGGGGGGGTTTGTCTGCTCGGTAACTACTGCCACAGCGGAACTGTGGAAACTCGGTCAGCTTCACCCCGGGGATCGAGTGTCCTTCCAGCTGCTCACCCTAGAACAGGCGGGAGAATTAAAACTGCGGCAGGAGAAATTTCTGGAAGAACTGAACGCTTCCGCTGATACCGCTGGGAATATCGCTGTGGCTCTGGCCCTGCCGGAAGAAAAGGCAGCCATCACCAACACCTATCCGGTGCTGGTCAGGGAAGACCGGGGTACCGGTTCTGCCCTCACGGTGAGATGCGCAGGGGACAGTTACCTTCTGGTGGAATACGGTGAAATGGCATTGGACATGGCCCTCCGTTTCAAGGTCCATGCCCTGATGGAAACCCTTGTGAAGCAGGACCTGCCTATCATCGAAATGACCCCGGGAATCCGGAGTCTGCTCATCCATATTGATGTGACACAGATGCCTCTCAAAAAAGCGTTGGAAAAAATTGTTGAGATTGAACATTCCATTCCGGCGATAGAAAATATCGAAGTACCCTCCCGGATAGTAAAACTGCCCCTGTCCTGGAACGACCCGGCGATCCAGATCGCCATGGAGCGGTACCACAAAAATGTCCGCCCCAATGCACCCTGGTGCCCCAGCAACCTGGAGTTTATCCGCAGGATTAACGGCCTGGAAAGCATCGAGGCGGTACGGGAGATAATTTTTGCCGCCACCTATATCGTGCTTGGCCTGGGCGATGTGTATCTGGGAGCGCCGGTGACCACCACCCTGGACCCTCGGCACCGGCTGGTAACCACCAAGTACAACCCCGCCCGTACCTGGACCCCGGAAAACGCCGTGGGTATTGGGGGAGCCTATATGTGCGTTTATGGAATGGAAGGCCCCGGGGGCTACCAGCTTTTCGGCAGGACCATACAGATGTGGAATCCACTGAAGAGCACCAAAACCTTCAAACCGGGTAAGCCCTGGGCGTTGGAGTTTTTTGATCAGATACAATTCTACCCCGTGTCAGCAGAAGAACTATTACAATTACGGGAAGATTTTTTACGAGGACGTTTCGAAATGGAAACGGAAGCGACAACCTTCAATATGGGAACGTATCTTTCCTGGCTGGACTCGATTAAGGAAAGCGCCGGGGAATTCAAACGGCATCAGCAAGCCGCCTTTGATGTGGAAAAACAGGACTGGAAAAACAAGGGCTTGGACAAATTTATCTCCGAATCGGAGACCGAAGAAAAGGCCGAAGAGGAAGCCATCCCCAAGGACATGACCGCGGTCTATGCGGCTATCACCGGGGTGGTATGGAAGATTGCAGTTACAATCGGACAAGCCGTCAAGGCCGGAGATCCCATTGTTATCGAAGAAAGTATGAAGATGGAAATTACCCAGCCCTCGCCAAGGGATGGGGTAATCGAAAAAATCTGCATAGCCCTGGGGACCCAGGTTAATGCGGGACAGCTTTTGGCCATCATTAAATGAGGAATAACGATGCTGCCTAAAACCCGTGCCGTCCAATGGCGGTGGAAACAATACCCGGAAACAAAAAAATAATTTTCATATAAAAAGGAGTGATAAATTATGAAAATGATACGTGCCATTATCCGTCCGGAAAAAGCTGCCGATGTGCTGGCCGAACTCAGCAGGTCGGGGTTTAACGCGGCCACCCGGTTCAGTATCCTGGGCCGGGGCAAACAGCGGGGCATCAAGGTAGGAGAAGTCTACTATGATGAAATCCCCAAGGAACAGATCATGATCGTTGTAGAAGACGACCATGTGGACAAGGTACAGGAAATCATCATCGAAGCCGCCCGAACCGGTAAGAAAGGTTCCTTCGGGGACGGGAAAATTTTCATCACCCCGGTAGATTCGGTGATGACCATCAGTACCAGCAGCAATGAGCTGTAGGAAGGGGCGGTGATGAAGGAAATTATCATAATTATACGGCCCCACATGGCCTACAAAACCAAGAACGCCCTGGCGGAAAAGGGTTACTTTACCCTGAACAATTTTACCGTGGTGGGCCGGGGGAAGAAGGGGGTTGTCGCGAATGTGGTGGACAACGCTTCCCATGAAGAAAAGGAGACGCGCCTCCCGGACTTTAACGCCAAGGTGCTGATCAACATTTTTGCCATGGATGCGGATGTACCCGGAATTACGGATATTGTGGTTCAGGTTAACAAAACCGGGAACCCCGGGGATGGAAAAATATTTGTCCTCCCCTGTGAAGCCGCCTGCCGGATCAGGACAGGCGAAAAAAACGAAAGCGCGATTTTATAAGGGAGTAATGTGTTACTTTGTAACACTTCTAATTGACGTGGCGGCAATGCCGCATTTTAAAAGGAGTATCAAAATGAAGAAGGTGTTTCGTGTTCTATTGGCGGTATCCGCGATACTGCTCTGCTTAAACGTAGCAGGGTGCAGTAAAAATGCGGGTAAGGATTCAGCTCAGGCGGGGAGTACTTCTAAGAAGATCAAGCTTGGGGTCAGTGCCTTTCCCGGCTGGTTTGTGTATTACATCGCCGAAGGGGAAAAGCTCTTTACCAAAAACGGCGTCGAGGTAGAACTGGTTTGGTTCCCGGTCTACTCCGATTCCATCCAGGCCTTTAACAGCGGCAACCTTGATATGCTCTGTATCGCCCTTCCGGATGCGGTGGCGCCCTATCTAAAGGGTACCGAATTCAAGGCCGTTGCGATTAATGACTTTTCCAACGGCGCCGACGGGCTGGCTGCCAAGAGCCAGTACAAAACCATCCAGGATCTGCGGGGTAAGAAGGTCGCCACCGAATACGGCACCATCGAACATTTCTTTCTCCTCAAGGCGCTGGAAACCGTGGGGATGAAGGAATCGGATATCAACCTTATCAACATCAGTGTGGGGGACTGCGCTCCGGCGTTGATCGCCAATGCGGTGGATGCTGCCTGTATGTGGGAGCCGGCTTTGAGCATAGCCCTGTCCAGTCCGGAGAATACGCTGCTCTACAGTTCTGCCCAAACCCCGGGACTCATACAGGACCTGACGATTGCAACGGACAAGCTCATTAGGGAAAACCCGGAGATTGTAACCGGGGTAATCAACGCCTTCCTGGACGCGGGTGACTTTTACAAGATAAACCCGGATCAATGTATCGAATATATGCGGATTCCCGCTGAGGTGGATGCTGAACAGATGAAGGGAGTTATGAGTGGAGGAAAAATCTACGGCCTTAAGGATATGCTCTCCGGTCTGGATGGACAGCAGGAGGGCTTCCTCTATGCCGTCGATACGGCCTACGAAAACGCCCTATTTTTAAAGGAAGTGGATCTGTTGGACGATGTTCCCCAGGACCGGAATTATTTTAGGACCATGTTCGACTGGTCCTTCCTGGAGGCGATTGCCAAAACCAGGACTC is part of the Treponema primitia ZAS-1 genome and encodes:
- a CDS encoding urea amidolyase associated protein UAAP2; the protein is MGFFKKVESSRKEEDACFDKTVLAGNGWIGEVKKGQFLRLIDVGGNQAADTLFYDAEDVQNHYSAIRTIVAQKNIYLTTGTVLLAENGKPLFKIVADTCGNHDTLGGACSAQSNTVRYGHETLQMHNCRDTFLLEIAKYGHGLEKADLVPNINFYMNVPVTPDGGLEFADGVSAPGYYFELEAMNNAVFLLSCCPQLNNPCNAYNPTPLRVLIWDK
- the uca gene encoding urea carboxylase, translating into MFKKVLIANRGVIAVRIERTLRKMGIVSVAVYTRADCDSLHVQNADEAVCIGEGPVRESYLDAELILRTAKETGAEAIHPGYGFLSENAEFAEACEKNGIVFIGPGAAQMRMFSLKHSARELAAKVNAPLPEGSGLIGSAAEAQTAAEKIGYPVMLKSTAGGGGIGMKICNDSVALAENFEQTSYLAQANFKNGGLFVEKYIRQARHVEVQIFGSKDKVVVLGDRDCSVQRRNQKVMEESPAPNIPKKVRQQMYDAARNLARAAGYTSAGTVEFLYDAEKEQFYFLEVNTRLQVEHGVTEEVTGIDLVEWMVREAAGELGSIDDAEPVGHSIQARIYAEDALLDFRPSSGKITRVVLPTEGVRLETWICDNITVSPLYDPMLAKLIVKGQTRAEALAKLEQALFGTKVYGITTNINFLLAFIQQDDYKKVKLSTAMLKNFLPAENALEVIDGGIQTTVQDYPGIIGYWTVGVPPCGPMDSFSFRLGNILLGNSSGACGLELTLRGGAYKFRSDAWFCVTGADMSAALDKVGIEMYKPIQAGRGQILEFAEAKEGIRAYLLIKGGLDVPEILGSGSTFTLGKFGGHGGRALCSADVVAIKNSNTAIPNNSLNVRPPLFTGEWKIGVIAGPHCTDEFLKDGYLNSLTQTKWKVHFNSSRTGVRLIGPTPEWARNDGGEAGLHPSNIHDTAYAIGTLDLTGDMPILLGPDGPSLGGFVCSVTTATAELWKLGQLHPGDRVSFQLLTLEQAGELKLRQEKFLEELNASADTAGNIAVALALPEEKAAITNTYPVLVREDRGTGSALTVRCAGDSYLLVEYGEMALDMALRFKVHALMETLVKQDLPIIEMTPGIRSLLIHIDVTQMPLKKALEKIVEIEHSIPAIENIEVPSRIVKLPLSWNDPAIQIAMERYHKNVRPNAPWCPSNLEFIRRINGLESIEAVREIIFAATYIVLGLGDVYLGAPVTTTLDPRHRLVTTKYNPARTWTPENAVGIGGAYMCVYGMEGPGGYQLFGRTIQMWNPLKSTKTFKPGKPWALEFFDQIQFYPVSAEELLQLREDFLRGRFEMETEATTFNMGTYLSWLDSIKESAGEFKRHQQAAFDVEKQDWKNKGLDKFISESETEEKAEEEAIPKDMTAVYAAITGVVWKIAVTIGQAVKAGDPIVIEESMKMEITQPSPRDGVIEKICIALGTQVNAGQLLAIIK
- a CDS encoding P-II family nitrogen regulator; the protein is MKMIRAIIRPEKAADVLAELSRSGFNAATRFSILGRGKQRGIKVGEVYYDEIPKEQIMIVVEDDHVDKVQEIIIEAARTGKKGSFGDGKIFITPVDSVMTISTSSNEL
- a CDS encoding P-II family nitrogen regulator, which codes for MKEIIIIIRPHMAYKTKNALAEKGYFTLNNFTVVGRGKKGVVANVVDNASHEEKETRLPDFNAKVLINIFAMDADVPGITDIVVQVNKTGNPGDGKIFVLPCEAACRIRTGEKNESAIL
- a CDS encoding ABC transporter substrate-binding protein — translated: MKKVFRVLLAVSAILLCLNVAGCSKNAGKDSAQAGSTSKKIKLGVSAFPGWFVYYIAEGEKLFTKNGVEVELVWFPVYSDSIQAFNSGNLDMLCIALPDAVAPYLKGTEFKAVAINDFSNGADGLAAKSQYKTIQDLRGKKVATEYGTIEHFFLLKALETVGMKESDINLINISVGDCAPALIANAVDAACMWEPALSIALSSPENTLLYSSAQTPGLIQDLTIATDKLIRENPEIVTGVINAFLDAGDFYKINPDQCIEYMRIPAEVDAEQMKGVMSGGKIYGLKDMLSGLDGQQEGFLYAVDTAYENALFLKEVDLLDDVPQDRNYFRTMFDWSFLEAIAKTRTPTSGPDTSLK